A window of Rhodobacteraceae bacterium LMO-JJ12 contains these coding sequences:
- the tcuB gene encoding tricarballylate utilization 4Fe-4S protein TcuB, translating into MSLDTPAPSTPAITEARRQAEICNACRYCEGFCAVFPAMFDKRLFANGDITQLANLCHNCRGCYYSCQYTSPHEFELNLPKALAEVQVESWDRFAWPRGISAAVQSNGLAIAAVLVLGIAALFFAQSTLSPDGGEGFYAVLAHSVMTAIFMPAFLFPLAVLAIGLRRYWHETDGRPVKFRHLREAAMNAAKMRNLSGGQEQGCNYEKGDRYSQARRYAHQATMWGFLLCFAATVSGTVMHYGFALHAPYSLISLPKILGVPGGVLLTLGTVKLAWLKTRADSNLGAGTTRGGEMAFVFLLGLTGASGLALYASTGTTLVPSLMGLHLGAVLALFLLTPYSKMAHGFYRLAALVRDAQRRSAKTD; encoded by the coding sequence ATGTCGCTTGATACCCCCGCCCCATCGACACCCGCCATCACTGAGGCACGTCGTCAGGCCGAAATCTGCAACGCCTGTCGGTATTGCGAAGGCTTTTGTGCCGTATTTCCGGCGATGTTTGATAAACGACTTTTCGCCAACGGCGACATCACACAGCTCGCCAATCTGTGCCACAACTGCCGGGGTTGTTACTATTCATGCCAATATACCAGCCCACATGAATTCGAGTTGAACCTACCAAAGGCGCTGGCCGAGGTGCAGGTGGAAAGCTGGGATCGTTTTGCCTGGCCGCGTGGAATATCGGCAGCGGTGCAGAGCAATGGCTTGGCGATAGCAGCAGTATTGGTGTTGGGCATCGCGGCGTTGTTTTTCGCTCAATCCACACTATCACCTGATGGCGGTGAAGGGTTCTATGCGGTCTTGGCGCATTCTGTCATGACGGCGATCTTCATGCCGGCTTTTCTTTTTCCGCTGGCCGTTCTGGCGATCGGTCTGAGGCGTTATTGGCACGAAACCGATGGGCGCCCGGTGAAATTTCGACATCTGCGTGAAGCTGCGATGAACGCCGCAAAAATGCGTAATCTTTCGGGCGGACAAGAGCAGGGCTGTAATTATGAGAAGGGCGACCGATATTCACAGGCGCGCCGATATGCGCATCAGGCGACCATGTGGGGCTTTCTTCTGTGTTTTGCAGCGACCGTTTCGGGGACAGTGATGCACTACGGGTTTGCGCTTCATGCACCTTACAGCCTCATCAGTTTGCCCAAGATACTAGGAGTGCCCGGTGGCGTCCTGCTCACGCTGGGGACGGTAAAACTTGCCTGGCTCAAGACACGCGCTGACTCGAATTTGGGCGCGGGCACAACACGTGGCGGCGAAATGGCGTTTGTTTTCTTGCTAGGTTTGACCGGTGCATCGGGACTGGCGCTCTACGCGTCCACGGGTACGACATTGGTGCCGAGCCTCATGGGCCTGCATCTCGGCGCCGTGCTGGCACTGTTCCTGCTGACGCCCTACTCTAAAATGGCGCATGGGTTTTACCGTCTTGCCGCGCTGGTCCGAGACGCGCAGCGACGGTCGGCAAAAACAGACTGA
- the tcuA gene encoding FAD-dependent tricarballylate dehydrogenase TcuA translates to MEQTEWDVIIVGGGNAALCAAIEAAEANARVLVLESAPKPYRGGNSRHTRNFRCMHRGPLSVLTDSYAEDEYFNDLLRVTNGKTEKDMARQTIRESEACLPWMERHGVRFQPSLSGTLSLSRTNAFFLGGGKALVNAYYNVLEDLGVTVLYEAEVTHIQVTEQRFEAVDVAVAGTVLKVRGRAAVLASGGFQSDIDWLARAWGPAARNFLIRGTRFNRGVVLNDMLEQGAESVGDPTQCHAVAIDGRAPKFDGGIVTRLDCVPFSVVVNRDAERFYDEGEDVWPKRYAIWGRLVAAQPDQVAFSIIDSRSAELFMPSVFPPERANTIAELAQKMGLPPEKLTHTIDTFNAACSEGHFTPQDLDGLSTQGLEPPKTNWARPIVEPPFFGYVLRPGVTFTYLGLKVDPTARVSGPDGPYENIWAAGEIMAGSILGQGYLAGFGMTIGTVFGRIAGQEAAAYVA, encoded by the coding sequence ATCGAGCAAACGGAATGGGACGTTATCATCGTCGGAGGAGGCAATGCCGCGCTTTGTGCTGCGATCGAAGCGGCCGAGGCAAACGCACGGGTGCTCGTATTAGAGAGCGCTCCGAAACCCTATCGTGGTGGTAATTCCCGACACACACGCAATTTTCGTTGTATGCATCGCGGGCCGTTGTCCGTGCTGACCGACAGCTATGCAGAAGACGAGTATTTCAACGATCTTCTGCGGGTGACGAATGGCAAAACCGAGAAAGATATGGCGCGACAGACCATCCGGGAGTCAGAAGCCTGTCTGCCTTGGATGGAGCGTCACGGGGTCCGTTTTCAGCCGTCTTTGTCTGGTACGCTATCGCTGAGCCGAACCAATGCTTTTTTCCTTGGCGGTGGCAAAGCGTTGGTGAATGCCTATTACAATGTGCTGGAGGATTTGGGCGTTACCGTGCTTTATGAGGCCGAAGTGACCCATATCCAAGTGACCGAGCAACGGTTCGAGGCGGTCGATGTTGCAGTGGCTGGCACCGTGTTGAAGGTGCGCGGGCGTGCGGCTGTTCTGGCTTCTGGTGGCTTTCAATCTGATATTGACTGGCTCGCCCGGGCCTGGGGACCAGCAGCGAGAAATTTTCTGATCCGTGGCACGCGCTTCAACAGGGGTGTCGTGCTGAACGACATGCTTGAACAAGGCGCGGAAAGTGTCGGCGACCCCACACAGTGCCATGCCGTCGCCATCGACGGGCGCGCGCCGAAATTTGACGGCGGCATTGTAACACGGTTGGATTGCGTGCCGTTTTCGGTCGTGGTGAATCGTGACGCGGAACGTTTCTATGACGAAGGTGAGGATGTGTGGCCCAAGCGTTATGCAATCTGGGGGCGTCTGGTCGCGGCACAGCCTGATCAGGTGGCCTTTTCAATTATTGATTCACGCTCTGCCGAGTTGTTCATGCCATCAGTCTTCCCGCCAGAAAGAGCAAATACAATTGCGGAACTGGCGCAGAAAATGGGCCTGCCACCCGAAAAACTGACCCACACAATTGATACGTTCAATGCTGCCTGCAGCGAGGGGCATTTTACGCCGCAGGATCTGGATGGGCTGTCGACGCAAGGGCTGGAACCCCCCAAGACCAACTGGGCGCGACCCATAGTTGAGCCGCCGTTTTTTGGCTATGTCTTGCGCCCCGGCGTGACGTTTACCTATCTGGGTTTGAAGGTTGATCCGACAGCACGAGTCAGCGGCCCTGACGGCCCATATGAAAACATCTGGGCTGCGGGTGAGATCATGGCGGGCTCAATTCTGGGCCAAGGCTATCTCGCTGGGTTCGGCATGACTATCGGAACCGTTTTTGGACGAATTGCCGGACAGGAGGCTGCCGCATATGTCGCTTGA
- a CDS encoding NAD(P)-dependent oxidoreductase translates to MVEYKCSEFSNIGFIGLGAMGGGICANIIKKFKGDVFVFDKDEEALDLAIKVGGKRAESIADFSALDVVFLSLPKQEIVEEVFTSQNGFGRNSVKSQIVVDLGTGTPDLAKHLISFSKDRDLHFVDAPVARGTKAASEGTLLTMVGADPETFEKIQPLLNFLASKIIYCGPTGSGYSVKLINNMIMFSNVLALAEGVSLGDALGLDREILLRCLSEGSGNSYSVHKHGVLSMLRDDFPKGQFSVSSAMKDIGYALQAGEERDVTLSTAELTMQVMALAQDQGLGDAYFPAIFKTVSGRR, encoded by the coding sequence ATGGTTGAATACAAATGCTCCGAGTTTAGCAACATTGGGTTTATTGGGTTGGGCGCAATGGGTGGTGGTATCTGCGCCAATATTATCAAGAAATTCAAAGGAGATGTCTTTGTATTTGATAAAGATGAGGAAGCTCTCGATTTAGCCATAAAGGTCGGCGGGAAGCGCGCTGAGAGCATAGCCGACTTCTCAGCTTTGGACGTAGTGTTCTTATCTTTGCCAAAGCAGGAAATTGTTGAGGAGGTCTTCACATCGCAGAACGGTTTTGGAAGAAATAGTGTTAAAAGTCAGATTGTTGTTGACTTGGGAACAGGCACACCAGACCTCGCGAAACATCTGATTTCATTTTCAAAAGATCGGGATCTACACTTTGTCGATGCACCCGTGGCAAGGGGGACCAAAGCGGCGAGTGAAGGTACATTGCTTACCATGGTTGGCGCGGATCCTGAGACATTTGAAAAAATTCAACCGCTGTTAAATTTTCTCGCGAGCAAAATTATTTATTGCGGCCCTACCGGATCTGGATATTCCGTCAAATTGATCAACAATATGATCATGTTTTCAAACGTATTGGCACTAGCAGAAGGTGTTTCGTTAGGTGATGCGCTCGGCTTGGACAGGGAAATACTATTACGTTGCCTTTCCGAAGGGTCCGGAAATAGCTACTCAGTTCATAAGCATGGGGTATTATCCATGCTTAGAGATGATTTCCCCAAGGGGCAATTTTCTGTTTCTTCCGCAATGAAGGATATTGGCTATGCTCTGCAAGCGGGCGAAGAAAGAGATGTGACATTGTCGACCGCGGAGCTCACCATGCAAGTCATGGCTTTGGCTCAAGACCAAGGGCTTGGTGACGCGTATTTTCCCGCCATTTTCAAGACGGTTTCAGGACGGCGCTAG
- a CDS encoding carboxymuconolactone decarboxylase family protein, with amino-acid sequence MHDLYKGKYNKKGEETRRVIVGDEYVDTYKDNIDRFDAEWQLSLNNQLWSTTWTRGILPHHELSLINMAMLASSGHMEEFELHLRIALTRTNIPLEKIRELLLHIGHYFGVPVGRELFNIAKRVFRELDIDVSNMELNDV; translated from the coding sequence ATGCACGATCTGTATAAAGGAAAGTACAACAAGAAGGGCGAAGAAACGCGCCGGGTCATCGTTGGAGATGAGTATGTTGATACATACAAAGACAATATTGATCGGTTTGATGCAGAATGGCAGCTAAGCCTGAATAACCAGCTCTGGTCAACAACATGGACAAGAGGAATTCTGCCGCATCATGAATTGAGCCTGATAAATATGGCCATGCTTGCCAGCTCGGGGCATATGGAGGAATTTGAGCTGCATCTGCGAATTGCGCTGACAAGAACGAACATACCTCTTGAGAAAATACGAGAGTTGCTCCTGCATATCGGCCACTACTTTGGCGTTCCGGTGGGAAGAGAACTCTTCAATATTGCTAAGCGCGTGTTTAGGGAGCTTGATATTGATGTTAGCAATATGGAATTAAACGATGTCTAG
- a CDS encoding SDR family oxidoreductase yields the protein MNPARRILITGGASGVGEHIAKQFLENGDRVTVIDNNAKAVKLAVESKRADYGFTCDVSNTELVEEILNKDMEENGAYEVIVNNVGISGPRENIENIDPVVWRNIFDVNVTGMFNVLRIVLPEMKRAKKGSIVNISSAAGRLGFALRSGYSASKWAVIGLTESLALELGAYGIRANAILPGLIEGERNIRRTQIRADALGQTFEEAHNIGMENVPLRRLVPPEEIAAMVAYLASNKAELITGQSIGIDGGLERFHV from the coding sequence ATGAATCCAGCTAGACGAATTCTTATCACAGGTGGTGCAAGCGGCGTTGGTGAACATATTGCAAAACAGTTTCTCGAAAATGGAGATCGAGTTACAGTTATTGATAATAATGCTAAAGCCGTGAAACTTGCAGTTGAGTCCAAAAGAGCAGATTACGGCTTTACCTGCGACGTAAGCAATACCGAACTTGTCGAAGAAATACTCAACAAGGATATGGAAGAAAATGGCGCGTATGAGGTCATTGTAAATAACGTAGGTATTTCGGGTCCGAGAGAGAACATTGAGAATATTGATCCGGTCGTTTGGCGAAATATATTCGATGTTAATGTTACTGGGATGTTCAATGTATTGCGTATCGTCCTCCCTGAGATGAAACGGGCGAAGAAAGGTTCTATCGTCAACATATCTTCGGCTGCTGGACGCCTCGGATTTGCACTGCGTTCTGGTTACAGTGCCTCAAAGTGGGCCGTTATCGGACTCACCGAAAGCTTGGCGCTCGAATTGGGGGCCTACGGAATTAGGGCCAATGCAATTCTACCAGGCCTGATCGAGGGTGAGAGAAATATCCGCCGTACGCAGATACGTGCCGATGCTCTCGGACAAACTTTTGAGGAAGCACACAACATCGGTATGGAAAATGTTCCACTTCGACGGTTGGTGCCCCCCGAAGAAATTGCTGCGATGGTCGCCTATCTGGCCTCCAATAAAGCAGAACTTATCACCGGACAATCCATCGGTATTGATGGCGGTCTAGAACGGTTTCATGTTTAG